One Phocaeicola dorei genomic region harbors:
- a CDS encoding electron transfer flavoprotein subunit beta/FixA family protein: protein MSLKIVVLAKQVPDTRNVGKDAMNADGTINRAALPAIFNPEDLNALEQALRLKDTHPGSTVTILTMGPGRAAEIIREGLYRGADNGYLLTDRAFAGADTLATSYAIATAIRKIGECDLIIGGRQAIDGDTAQVGPQVAEKLGLSQITYTEEILNVDETARRITVKRHIDGGVETVEGPLPIVLTVNGSAAPCRPRNAKLLQKYKRALGTQEKAAITKDGSELPYAELYEKFPYLNITEWSVADVEGDTKQCGLSGSPTKVKKIENIVFQAKESKTMTGSDQDVEGLIVELLANHTIG, encoded by the coding sequence ATGAGTTTAAAAATTGTAGTACTGGCAAAACAAGTTCCCGACACACGCAATGTGGGGAAAGATGCCATGAACGCTGACGGTACTATCAACCGTGCGGCACTTCCGGCCATCTTCAATCCGGAAGACCTGAACGCCTTGGAACAGGCACTCAGACTGAAAGACACACATCCCGGCTCTACGGTAACTATCCTGACCATGGGCCCCGGACGCGCTGCCGAAATTATTCGTGAAGGTTTATACAGAGGAGCAGACAATGGATATTTATTGACCGACCGTGCTTTTGCCGGTGCTGACACGTTGGCCACTTCATACGCCATCGCTACGGCTATCCGCAAAATAGGCGAATGTGATCTGATTATCGGTGGCCGTCAGGCTATCGACGGTGATACCGCACAGGTAGGTCCGCAGGTAGCGGAAAAACTGGGGTTAAGCCAGATTACTTATACGGAAGAAATTCTGAATGTGGACGAAACTGCCCGCCGCATCACTGTAAAACGCCATATTGACGGCGGGGTAGAAACAGTGGAAGGTCCTCTGCCTATTGTACTGACAGTGAACGGAAGTGCAGCTCCCTGCCGTCCGCGCAATGCCAAATTGTTACAGAAATACAAACGCGCTCTCGGTACACAGGAAAAAGCAGCCATCACTAAAGACGGTTCTGAACTGCCTTACGCTGAACTATATGAAAAATTCCCTTACCTGAATATCACTGAATGGAGTGTGGCCGATGTAGAAGGAGACACCAAGCAGTGCGGTCTGTCAGGCTCTCCCACCAAAGTGAAGAAGATTGAAAACATCGTCTTCCAGGCAAAAGAAAGCAAGACCATGACAGGAAGCGACCAGGATGTGGAAGGATTGATTGTCGAACTGTTAGCTAACCATACAATAGGATAA
- a CDS encoding electron transfer flavoprotein subunit alpha/FixB family protein: MNNVFVYCEIEGTTVADVSLELLTKGRKLANQLGCQLEAIAAGTGLAGIEKQVLPYGVDKLHVFDAPGLFPYTSLPHTSILVNLFKEEKPQICLMGATVIGRDLGPRVSSALTSGLTADCTQLEIGTHEDKKNGITYENLLYQIRPAFGGNIVATIVNPEHRPQMATVREGVMKKEILDESYQGEVVNHDVAKFVPETDYVVKVIDRHVEKAKHNLKGAPIVIAGGYGMGSKEGFDKLFELAKELHAEVGASRAAVDAGYADHDRQIGQTGVTVRPKLYIACGISGQIQHIAGMQDAGIIISVNSDPNAPINTIADYVINGTVEEVVPKLIKYYKKNSK, from the coding sequence ATGAATAATGTATTTGTATATTGCGAGATTGAAGGCACAACAGTGGCCGATGTGAGTCTCGAACTTTTAACCAAAGGCCGTAAATTAGCTAATCAGTTAGGCTGCCAGCTTGAGGCAATCGCTGCCGGAACCGGCCTTGCAGGAATTGAAAAACAAGTATTGCCCTACGGAGTAGACAAACTTCATGTATTCGATGCTCCGGGTCTGTTCCCTTATACTTCACTGCCCCACACTTCTATCTTGGTGAATCTGTTTAAAGAAGAAAAACCGCAAATCTGTCTGATGGGCGCTACCGTTATCGGCCGCGATCTGGGACCACGTGTATCTTCCGCATTGACTAGCGGACTGACTGCCGACTGTACCCAGTTGGAAATCGGTACCCACGAAGACAAGAAAAATGGCATCACTTACGAAAATCTGTTGTATCAGATTCGTCCCGCCTTCGGTGGTAACATCGTTGCAACCATTGTCAACCCCGAGCACCGTCCGCAGATGGCGACCGTTCGCGAAGGCGTGATGAAGAAAGAGATTCTGGATGAAAGCTACCAGGGAGAAGTGGTGAACCACGACGTTGCCAAGTTTGTTCCTGAAACAGACTATGTAGTAAAAGTCATCGACCGCCATGTAGAAAAAGCCAAACATAACCTGAAAGGCGCACCTATCGTGATTGCCGGAGGTTACGGAATGGGATCTAAAGAAGGTTTTGACAAATTGTTCGAACTGGCCAAAGAACTTCACGCCGAAGTGGGTGCCAGCCGTGCAGCTGTCGATGCAGGTTATGCAGACCATGACCGCCAGATTGGTCAGACGGGCGTAACCGTCCGTCCCAAACTGTATATCGCTTGCGGTATCTCCGGACAAATCCAGCACATCGCAGGTATGCAGGATGCAGGTATCATCATCTCTGTAAACAGTGACCCGAACGCTCCGATCAACACCATTGCCGACTATGTGATTAACGGCACTGTGGAAGAAGTCGTTCCGAAATTGATTAAGTATTATAAAAAGAACAGTAAGTAA
- a CDS encoding acyl-CoA dehydrogenase family protein: MANFYTDIPELKYHLNNPMMERICQLKERDYRDKDEFDYAPQDYADAMDSYDKILEITGEITGETIAPNAEGVDEEGPHCGNGRVEYASGTKQNLDAMVKAGLNGMTMPRRFGGLNFPITPYTMCAEIVAAADAGFGNIWSLQDCIETLYEFGNEDQHSRFIPRICAGETMSMDLTEPDAGSDLQSVMLKATFDEANNCWRLNGVKRFITNGDANLHLVLARSEEGTKDGRGLSMFIYDKNEGGVDVRRIENKLGIHGSPTCELVYKNAKAELCGDRKLGLIKYVMALMNGARLGIAAQSVGLSQAAYNEGLAYAKERKQFGKAIIDFPAVYDMLSIMKAKLDAGRALLYQTSRYVDIYKALDDIARERKLTPEERQEQKVYAKLADSFTPLSKGMNSEYANQNAYDCIQIHGGSGFMMEYACQRIYRDARITSIYEGTTQLQTVAAIRYVTNGSYIATLRNYEAIPCSEEMQPLMDRVKEMANKFDACTNAVKEAQNQELLDFVARRLYEMAAVCIMSHLLIQDATKAPELFAKSAHVYVNYAEAEIEKHFNFIRKIKADDLADYRL, encoded by the coding sequence ATGGCAAACTTTTATACCGATATACCGGAACTCAAGTATCACTTGAACAATCCGATGATGGAGCGCATCTGCCAACTGAAAGAGCGCGACTATAGAGATAAAGACGAGTTCGATTATGCACCGCAGGATTATGCCGATGCAATGGACTCTTACGATAAGATTCTGGAGATCACAGGTGAGATTACAGGTGAAACTATCGCTCCCAATGCCGAAGGGGTAGACGAAGAAGGTCCTCACTGTGGAAACGGACGTGTGGAATATGCTTCAGGAACCAAGCAGAACCTCGACGCTATGGTAAAAGCCGGACTGAACGGTATGACCATGCCTCGTCGTTTCGGTGGCTTGAACTTCCCCATCACCCCGTACACCATGTGCGCGGAAATTGTTGCCGCTGCCGATGCGGGATTCGGAAACATCTGGTCTTTGCAAGACTGTATCGAAACGCTGTATGAGTTCGGTAACGAAGACCAGCACAGCCGTTTCATTCCCCGTATTTGTGCGGGTGAAACCATGTCTATGGACTTGACCGAACCCGATGCCGGTTCCGACCTTCAGTCAGTAATGCTGAAAGCTACTTTCGATGAAGCCAACAACTGCTGGCGTCTGAACGGTGTGAAACGTTTCATCACTAACGGTGACGCTAATCTTCACCTGGTATTGGCACGTAGCGAAGAAGGAACCAAAGACGGACGTGGTTTGTCTATGTTCATCTATGACAAAAACGAAGGAGGTGTAGATGTACGCCGCATCGAAAATAAATTAGGTATCCACGGCTCTCCTACCTGCGAACTGGTTTACAAGAACGCGAAAGCCGAACTTTGCGGTGACCGTAAGCTCGGTTTGATTAAATACGTAATGGCCTTGATGAATGGTGCGCGTCTGGGTATCGCCGCCCAGTCAGTAGGTTTGTCACAAGCCGCTTACAACGAAGGACTGGCATACGCCAAAGAACGTAAGCAGTTCGGAAAAGCCATCATCGATTTCCCAGCAGTATATGACATGCTGTCTATCATGAAAGCCAAACTGGATGCAGGCCGTGCATTGCTTTACCAGACTTCACGCTATGTGGATATTTACAAAGCATTGGATGATATTGCCCGCGAACGCAAACTGACTCCTGAAGAACGTCAGGAACAAAAAGTCTACGCCAAGCTAGCAGACAGTTTTACTCCGCTTTCCAAGGGTATGAACTCTGAATATGCCAACCAAAATGCATACGATTGTATCCAGATTCACGGTGGTTCAGGTTTCATGATGGAATATGCTTGCCAGCGCATCTATCGCGACGCACGCATCACCAGCATTTACGAAGGAACGACCCAGTTGCAGACTGTAGCCGCTATCCGTTATGTAACCAACGGTTCTTATATCGCAACCTTACGTAATTACGAGGCTATTCCTTGCAGTGAAGAAATGCAACCGCTGATGGACCGTGTGAAAGAAATGGCCAACAAATTTGACGCATGCACTAATGCAGTAAAAGAGGCCCAGAATCAAGAGTTGCTTGATTTCGTTGCACGCCGTCTTTATGAAATGGCTGCCGTATGCATCATGTCACATCTTCTTATCCAAGATGCGACAAAAGCACCTGAATTGTTCGCCAAGTCAGCCCATGTATATGTAAACTATGCAGAAGCTGAAATAGAAAAACATTTCAATTTCATCCGTAAAATAAAAGCAGATGATTTAGCCGACTATCGTTTGTAA
- a CDS encoding histidine decarboxylase, pyruvoyl type, protein MKELELTSNAALTDAVYETALNGSFLEVKLVAGSVGDDEPRGMQPEYECYHISYPDKKDTILFEQPLDAADDKVTVYDLGKKIKSIEGCCHKTLTKGESRTATARKVVAHGPMWIYVAIAIGMDKAGTESPFMIVQGAGTYGSENTTESEMIGYVDGRIHEMTALLVRRAHLKTLHLASIRVGYKYLFVEPGRIGKAKVKEG, encoded by the coding sequence ATGAAAGAATTAGAATTAACCAGTAACGCCGCTTTGACGGATGCGGTATATGAAACCGCCCTGAACGGCTCTTTTCTTGAAGTTAAACTTGTAGCAGGTTCCGTGGGCGATGATGAACCTAGAGGAATGCAACCGGAATATGAATGTTATCACATCAGCTATCCGGACAAAAAAGACACAATTTTATTCGAGCAACCTTTGGATGCCGCCGATGACAAAGTAACCGTATATGATTTGGGAAAGAAAATCAAATCCATAGAAGGCTGTTGCCACAAGACACTGACAAAAGGCGAAAGCCGCACAGCCACAGCACGTAAAGTAGTTGCTCATGGTCCTATGTGGATTTATGTGGCTATTGCTATCGGTATGGATAAAGCAGGTACCGAATCACCTTTTATGATTGTTCAAGGAGCAGGTACTTACGGCTCTGAAAACACAACAGAAAGTGAGATGATAGGCTATGTTGACGGGCGTATTCATGAAATGACCGCTCTGCTAGTACGCCGCGCACATTTAAAAACACTGCATCTGGCAAGTATTCGTGTAGGCTACAAATATCTGTTTGTAGAACCGGGAAGAATAGGAAAAGCTAAAGTAAAAGAAGGATAG
- a CDS encoding PaaI family thioesterase, translated as MTTLKEFLKTDRFATCTGVELLEIKPGYARARMEVTDRHLNGGGVCQGGALFTLADLAFAAVANSRKKLTLSVNANITFLRPAKLGYVYADATEVFNHHRIPFVEVKITDEQGELIAIFTSSGYRKESDLPVDTLE; from the coding sequence ATGACAACATTGAAAGAATTTTTGAAGACGGATCGTTTCGCTACCTGTACGGGAGTGGAACTTCTTGAAATAAAGCCGGGTTATGCCCGTGCGCGTATGGAAGTGACTGATCGTCATCTGAACGGAGGAGGGGTATGCCAAGGGGGAGCTTTGTTTACATTGGCAGATTTGGCTTTTGCCGCTGTGGCGAACAGCCGTAAGAAGCTTACACTTTCCGTGAATGCCAATATCACTTTTCTCCGTCCCGCCAAACTGGGTTACGTGTATGCCGATGCTACTGAGGTGTTCAATCATCATCGCATTCCTTTTGTCGAGGTGAAGATAACAGATGAACAAGGAGAACTGATAGCTATATTTACTTCATCAGGCTATCGTAAAGAATCAGATTTGCCGGTAGATACGTTAGAGTGA
- a CDS encoding DUF2027 domain-containing protein, with product MKIGDKVRFLSEVGGGVVTGFQGKDMVLVEDADGFDIPMPIKECVVIDTDDYNMKRKPVAPAPKQEVVSAKAKGASVKVRQDEEEDERPITYRPAERKGGDILNVMLAFVPQDLKAISATAFDSYLINDSNFTLYFTYLTAEGSNWRVRSHGTVEPNTKFYIEEFEKSALNELERVAVQFIAFKDNKSFLFKPAVSVELRIDTVKFYKLHTFRESIFFEEPSLIYDIVRDDVPVKQVFVSAEDIKDALLQKKEPEPQMAKQPQPKKVKSEIVEIDLHAHELLDTTAGMSNSEILNYQLDVFRKTLEEYKNKKGQKIVFIHGKGDGVLRKSILQELKYKYKNYESQDASFREYGFGATMVIIH from the coding sequence ATGAAAATAGGAGATAAAGTCCGTTTCCTTAGTGAGGTAGGGGGCGGTGTTGTGACAGGATTTCAAGGAAAAGACATGGTCTTGGTAGAAGATGCCGATGGTTTTGATATTCCGATGCCCATAAAAGAGTGTGTGGTTATAGACACGGATGATTATAACATGAAGCGTAAACCCGTAGCTCCGGCTCCTAAACAGGAGGTTGTCAGTGCAAAGGCAAAAGGAGCGTCAGTCAAGGTACGTCAGGATGAAGAGGAGGATGAACGTCCCATTACTTATCGTCCGGCTGAGCGAAAAGGGGGGGATATCTTGAATGTGATGCTTGCTTTTGTACCACAAGATCTCAAGGCCATTTCAGCAACGGCATTTGACTCGTATCTTATTAACGACAGCAATTTCACATTGTACTTTACTTATCTTACTGCCGAAGGAAGTAACTGGCGGGTACGTAGCCATGGCACGGTGGAACCGAATACTAAATTCTATATAGAGGAATTCGAGAAAAGCGCTTTAAATGAATTGGAAAGGGTGGCGGTGCAGTTCATCGCTTTCAAGGATAACAAAAGCTTTTTGTTCAAGCCTGCCGTATCGGTAGAACTACGTATAGATACAGTGAAGTTTTATAAACTGCATACTTTCCGTGAGAGTATTTTCTTTGAAGAACCGTCACTTATTTATGATATTGTGAGAGATGATGTTCCGGTGAAACAGGTTTTTGTTTCAGCGGAGGATATAAAGGATGCATTGCTACAGAAAAAAGAACCGGAACCGCAAATGGCAAAACAACCACAACCCAAGAAGGTGAAGAGTGAAATTGTAGAGATTGATCTCCATGCTCACGAGTTGCTGGATACGACTGCCGGTATGAGCAACAGCGAGATATTGAATTATCAATTGGATGTTTTCCGCAAGACATTGGAAGAATACAAGAACAAGAAGGGACAGAAAATTGTCTTTATTCATGGTAAGGGAGATGGTGTGCTACGCAAATCTATCTTGCAGGAGTTGAAATATAAATATAAAAACTATGAAAGTCAGGATGCTTCGTTCCGTGAATATGGTTTCGGGGCTACGATGGTGATTATTCACTAA
- a CDS encoding S-adenosylmethionine:tRNA ribosyltransferase-isomerase — protein MEDTKHIKISEFNYPLPDERIAKFPLATRDQSKLLVYRHGEVNEDVFTSLPQYLESGELMIFNNTKVIQARLHFRKETGALIEVFCLEPIQPNDYVLSFQQTRRCSWLCMIGNLKKWKKGTLSRVVDVKGKQIVLSATRGECRGTSHWIDFSWDDDSITFADLLEVIGELPIPPYLNRETQESDKETYQTVYSKIKGSVAAPTAGLHFTERVLAALDERGIDREELTLHVGAGTFKPVKSEEIEGHEMHTEYISVSKHTIEKLIAHNGKAIAVGTTSVRTLESLYYIGVLIHHNPDAAQNELHVQQWMPYEDKNELTPVEALQQILDYLHRHEMEALHSSTQIIIAPGYQYKIVRKMVTNFHQPQSTLLLLVSAFVRGNWRKIYDYALEHDFRFLSYGDSSLLIP, from the coding sequence ATGGAAGATACCAAACATATCAAAATAAGTGAGTTCAACTACCCGCTACCCGATGAACGGATCGCCAAATTCCCCCTCGCCACACGCGACCAGTCCAAACTGTTAGTTTACCGCCACGGTGAGGTGAACGAAGATGTCTTTACTTCTTTGCCGCAATATTTGGAATCCGGAGAATTGATGATATTCAATAATACCAAAGTAATTCAAGCGCGTCTGCATTTCCGTAAAGAAACAGGGGCATTGATAGAGGTCTTCTGTCTGGAACCTATCCAGCCCAATGACTATGTGCTAAGTTTTCAACAAACACGCCGGTGCAGCTGGCTATGCATGATAGGTAATCTGAAAAAATGGAAAAAAGGTACGTTAAGCCGCGTGGTGGATGTGAAAGGAAAGCAAATTGTCCTGTCCGCCACCCGTGGAGAGTGTAGGGGAACCAGTCATTGGATTGATTTCTCATGGGATGATGATTCAATCACATTTGCCGACCTGTTGGAAGTAATAGGTGAACTGCCCATCCCTCCCTACCTGAACCGTGAAACACAAGAAAGTGACAAGGAAACTTATCAGACGGTTTATTCAAAGATAAAAGGTTCCGTTGCCGCTCCTACCGCAGGGCTTCATTTTACGGAAAGAGTACTGGCAGCGCTGGACGAACGGGGAATTGACCGTGAGGAACTGACTTTACACGTAGGCGCAGGTACTTTCAAGCCCGTAAAAAGTGAAGAGATAGAGGGACATGAGATGCATACGGAATACATTTCTGTAAGCAAGCATACCATTGAAAAACTAATCGCCCATAATGGAAAAGCCATTGCGGTAGGAACCACTTCTGTACGCACCCTGGAAAGTCTTTATTATATCGGGGTCCTTATCCACCATAACCCTGATGCCGCCCAAAACGAATTGCACGTACAGCAATGGATGCCCTATGAAGATAAGAATGAACTGACTCCAGTGGAAGCCCTGCAACAAATTCTGGATTATCTGCACCGCCACGAAATGGAAGCGTTGCATAGCAGTACTCAAATTATCATCGCACCGGGATATCAATACAAAATAGTCCGGAAAATGGTCACCAATTTCCATCAACCACAAAGTACATTACTGCTATTGGTTTCTGCCTTTGTGAGAGGAAACTGGCGAAAGATTTATGACTATGCTTTGGAACATGATTTCAGGTTCCTGAGCTATGGAGACAGTTCGTTGCTGATCCCCTAA
- a CDS encoding N-6 DNA methylase — translation MTAEELGQMIWNVKELLRNVYDNKDVEDVILPFTLLRRLDCVLVGSEALVATNMKQLEELGQTSQEDIDNMMPMLMDAAGYKFYNTSGLSLSKLITVPADLTNNFKTYLKGFSPNIREILKNFTGKGENASLSDIFSNLARKNLLLQVTKAFVLNIDLSPDKVDNHMMGTVFEIVIRYAKESVGIGAGQFYTPRDIVRLMTEITLLGQEDKIYQDGKIISVYDPCCGTGGILTLTKDTIEETAKERRVDVTVNLFGQELNDKTYALCKSDIIMKGDEAKGIAVGDTLLVDEFRDQKFNFMLANPPYGVDWKREYDSVSAEAEDKNSRFAPGLPDKSDGQLLFTLHMLHKMDPKGSRVGILSNGSPLFNGGAGSGWSNIRKHMLDNDLLDAIIALPGGLFYGTGIATYLWIFDNKKPESHKNKVLLINAAKDEYVQPMRKNLGMKNVLVSDYGRSEIGRIYHAFETCDNAKLMDKDDFFYTYITVERPLRLIYKDVKTKYAALDEKKQSEALANIIALDDIDTERTDAEFFAYLESKKIKTTAKLIKDCRTFFGEVSETAPEVHVIPLDDNSDLVADTNLRDYESIPFKTDIQEYFQNEVLRFAPDAWMDREKDKIGCEFPISKLFYEYQPLRSVEDILADIRALEEDEEQELSSLLND, via the coding sequence ATGACAGCAGAAGAATTAGGTCAGATGATATGGAACGTGAAGGAGCTCCTTCGCAATGTATATGACAATAAGGACGTGGAGGATGTAATTCTTCCGTTCACTCTCCTCCGCCGTCTGGACTGCGTACTTGTAGGTTCAGAGGCCCTTGTGGCAACTAACATGAAGCAGCTTGAAGAACTTGGTCAGACCTCACAAGAGGATATCGACAATATGATGCCGATGCTCATGGATGCTGCCGGCTACAAATTCTACAACACGAGTGGTCTGTCACTCTCTAAGTTGATAACAGTTCCTGCCGACTTGACGAACAACTTTAAGACCTACCTTAAAGGTTTCAGTCCAAACATCCGTGAGATTCTGAAAAACTTCACCGGTAAAGGTGAAAACGCAAGCCTGAGCGACATCTTCTCAAACCTTGCCCGCAAGAACCTGCTGCTCCAAGTGACTAAAGCTTTTGTACTGAACATCGACCTCAGTCCCGACAAAGTAGACAACCACATGATGGGTACTGTTTTCGAAATTGTCATTCGTTACGCAAAAGAATCTGTAGGTATCGGTGCCGGTCAGTTCTATACTCCTCGTGACATCGTCCGCTTGATGACGGAGATTACCTTGCTCGGCCAAGAAGATAAGATTTACCAAGATGGGAAGATAATCTCTGTGTATGACCCCTGCTGTGGTACAGGCGGCATCCTGACATTGACCAAGGACACCATAGAAGAAACAGCAAAGGAGCGTAGAGTGGATGTAACCGTCAACCTGTTTGGTCAGGAATTAAACGACAAAACATACGCACTCTGCAAGAGTGATATCATCATGAAAGGGGACGAAGCAAAGGGCATCGCTGTAGGTGACACGCTTCTTGTCGATGAGTTCCGCGACCAAAAGTTCAACTTTATGCTGGCGAACCCTCCGTACGGTGTGGACTGGAAACGTGAATACGACTCCGTTTCTGCCGAAGCGGAAGATAAAAACAGCCGCTTTGCTCCGGGACTGCCCGACAAAAGCGATGGTCAGTTACTATTCACCTTGCACATGCTCCATAAGATGGACCCCAAAGGCAGTCGTGTAGGCATTCTCTCTAATGGCTCACCATTGTTTAACGGTGGTGCAGGTTCCGGCTGGAGCAATATTCGCAAGCACATGCTTGACAATGATTTACTTGACGCTATCATTGCTTTGCCCGGCGGTTTGTTCTATGGCACAGGTATCGCTACCTACCTTTGGATATTTGATAACAAAAAGCCCGAAAGCCACAAGAATAAAGTGCTACTGATAAATGCAGCTAAAGACGAGTACGTACAGCCTATGCGCAAGAACCTCGGTATGAAAAATGTCTTGGTCAGCGATTACGGTCGAAGTGAAATAGGTCGTATCTACCATGCTTTTGAGACTTGCGACAATGCAAAACTTATGGATAAGGATGATTTCTTCTATACTTATATTACCGTTGAACGTCCTCTCCGTCTTATATACAAGGATGTGAAGACAAAATATGCTGCGCTCGATGAAAAGAAACAGAGCGAAGCTTTGGCAAACATCATTGCGTTGGACGATATTGATACAGAGCGCACCGATGCTGAGTTCTTTGCTTACTTGGAGTCAAAAAAGATAAAGACTACCGCAAAACTTATCAAAGATTGTCGCACCTTCTTTGGTGAAGTGTCTGAAACTGCCCCCGAGGTTCATGTCATACCACTTGATGATAACAGCGACTTGGTCGCTGACACTAATTTGCGTGACTATGAATCGATTCCATTCAAGACGGATATTCAAGAGTATTTTCAAAACGAAGTCCTTCGCTTTGCTCCTGACGCATGGATGGATAGAGAGAAAGATAAGATAGGTTGCGAGTTCCCTATTTCAAAACTGTTTTATGAATATCAGCCGCTACGCTCAGTAGAGGATATCCTTGCGGATATTCGGGCACTTGAAGAAGATGAAGAACAGGAATTATCTTCATTGTTGAATGATTAA
- a CDS encoding restriction endonuclease subunit S, whose translation MMKKYDAYKDSGVKWIGEIPNHWEAIKISRVHPIIGSGTTPLSSREDYYSEKGLNWLQTGDLNNGLITETSKKITPKAVDECKMKFYPIHSVVIAMYGATIGKVGLLDIETATNQACCIIVPSKRICPKYTFYSFIIAKEELLLSSFGGGQPNISQDIIRKLKVPVPPLSEQQSIASYVDVKTEKIDKMIAKAEKKIEYLGELKQSLITRAVTRGLNPNTPLKDSGVNWIGNIPMHWDIACLRFFLRLINGRAYSQNELLPSGKYKVLRVGNFFTNDSWYYSNMELEPDKYCDKDDLLYAWSASVGPYIWNEAKTIYHYHIWKVQLATSMDKMYSYYLLRAVTNQKMSDMHGSTMMHITMGDMNKTKIPIPPLSEQQQIATYLDTKCSKIDHIIATQKKKIAYLQELKQSLITNVVTGKIKVS comes from the coding sequence ATGATGAAGAAATATGATGCTTATAAAGATAGTGGAGTGAAATGGATTGGAGAAATACCCAATCATTGGGAGGCGATAAAGATATCACGTGTACATCCAATAATAGGAAGTGGTACAACGCCATTATCCTCGCGTGAAGACTATTATTCAGAAAAAGGTCTCAACTGGCTTCAAACAGGTGATTTAAATAATGGATTGATAACTGAAACAAGTAAGAAAATAACCCCAAAAGCTGTAGATGAATGCAAAATGAAGTTCTATCCTATTCATTCTGTTGTGATTGCAATGTATGGAGCAACAATTGGTAAAGTTGGTTTACTTGATATAGAGACAGCAACCAATCAAGCCTGTTGTATAATTGTACCATCTAAAAGAATATGCCCAAAGTATACTTTTTATTCATTTATCATAGCTAAAGAAGAATTACTATTATCATCATTTGGAGGTGGACAACCTAATATAAGCCAAGATATAATCAGAAAATTAAAAGTCCCTGTTCCTCCGTTATCCGAACAGCAATCCATTGCCTCCTACGTTGATGTCAAGACCGAGAAGATTGACAAGATGATTGCTAAGGCAGAAAAGAAAATAGAATATCTTGGTGAACTTAAACAATCACTTATCACTCGTGCCGTGACACGGGGATTGAATCCAAATACGCCACTAAAAGACAGTGGTGTAAACTGGATTGGTAATATTCCTATGCACTGGGACATCGCCTGTTTACGTTTCTTCTTAAGACTTATAAACGGACGTGCGTATTCACAAAACGAATTGCTACCAAGTGGAAAATACAAGGTACTTCGTGTTGGAAACTTCTTCACAAATGATTCGTGGTACTATTCAAATATGGAACTAGAACCCGATAAGTATTGTGATAAGGATGATTTACTATATGCTTGGTCAGCTTCAGTTGGCCCATATATTTGGAATGAAGCAAAAACAATATATCATTACCATATATGGAAAGTGCAACTGGCTACATCAATGGATAAAATGTATTCATATTATTTATTAAGAGCAGTGACAAATCAAAAAATGAGCGATATGCATGGAAGTACAATGATGCACATTACAATGGGTGATATGAATAAAACAAAGATTCCAATACCTCCTCTTTCCGAGCAACAACAAATCGCCACCTACCTTGATACAAAATGTTCAAAGATTGACCACATTATCGCTACCCAAAAGAAAAAAATTGCTTATCTTCAAGAACTGAAACAAAGCCTCATTACCAACGTAGTGACAGGCAAGATAAAAGTAAGCTGA